From Gemmatimonadota bacterium, a single genomic window includes:
- the truB gene encoding tRNA pseudouridine(55) synthase TruB, producing the protein MTSHDVVAAVRRRFQIKAVGHTGTLDPFATGLLVVMLGGATRLARFVEAERKTYLATARLGFATTTDDGTGERAGQEWSGEWPSPGAVEAALDRFVGSIEQRPPAYSAKKVDGVRSYTLARQGRAVDLKPATVTIDRVTVVEYAPPLVSWRAVVGPGTYLRAMARDLGESLGTGGHLVELRRESVGPFHVHDAVPLASLTGAEPLIEPLALLGTMPRVTVSEEEAGWLRQGRRVGETTGGGSAALVLNGQLVAIGTATDGAWQPVLVMAA; encoded by the coding sequence ATGACCTCGCACGATGTCGTGGCCGCCGTGCGCCGGCGGTTCCAGATCAAGGCGGTCGGCCATACCGGGACGCTCGATCCGTTCGCGACGGGATTGTTAGTCGTAATGTTAGGTGGCGCCACTCGGCTGGCCCGGTTCGTGGAAGCGGAACGGAAGACGTACCTGGCCACCGCCCGGCTCGGATTCGCCACCACGACCGACGACGGGACCGGCGAGCGGGCCGGCCAGGAATGGAGCGGCGAGTGGCCCTCACCAGGCGCGGTTGAGGCCGCGCTCGACCGGTTCGTCGGATCGATCGAGCAACGACCGCCCGCCTACTCGGCCAAGAAGGTCGACGGGGTTCGGAGTTATACGTTGGCCCGGCAGGGGCGGGCGGTCGACCTCAAGCCGGCCACGGTCACGATCGACCGGGTCACTGTGGTCGAGTATGCACCGCCATTGGTATCGTGGCGGGCGGTTGTGGGCCCGGGGACGTACCTCCGCGCCATGGCCCGCGACCTCGGTGAATCGTTAGGTACGGGCGGCCATTTGGTCGAGCTCCGCCGGGAGTCGGTCGGTCCGTTTCACGTCCACGACGCGGTTCCGCTGGCCTCGCTGACCGGTGCGGAGCCGCTGATCGAGCCGCTGGCATTGCTTGGGACGATGCCCAGGGTGACGGTCTCCGAGGAGGAGGCCGGGTGGCTCCGGCAGGGTCGACGGGTTGGGGAAACGACGGGCGGTGGATCCGCCGCACTGGTGTTGAATGGGCAGCTGGTTGCGATCGGAACGGCCACGGACGGGGCGTGGCAGCCGGTGCTCGTGATGGCGGCATGA
- a CDS encoding bifunctional riboflavin kinase/FAD synthetase, with protein MSRLPVMANGTVVTVGTFDGLHRGHRAVLDDLVARARAANRASVLVTFEPHPLAVLRPEMAPRRLTTAAERAAALAETELDYLVVLRFDRALAALEPEAFVRSVLLDRCRMAELVVGHDHGFGRGRSGDLATLEALGRRHGFRVEAVDPVADGENVISSSAIRAAIETGNFGEAARGLGRPYRVSGRVERGAERGRTIGVPTVNLAPPESKLLPPDGVYAVRVEWGGGVAGGMMNQGSRPTVGDGGRWLEAHLFDFDGDLYGREIRIEWVAPLRPIRRFDSLDALRVQLEIDRRAARAALEGTRDL; from the coding sequence ATGAGCCGGCTCCCGGTCATGGCCAACGGCACCGTCGTGACGGTCGGCACGTTCGACGGGCTTCATCGGGGACACCGGGCGGTGCTGGACGACCTGGTTGCGAGGGCCCGGGCGGCGAACCGGGCCAGCGTGTTGGTCACATTCGAGCCCCATCCGCTGGCGGTGCTCCGGCCGGAGATGGCGCCCCGGCGGTTGACCACGGCGGCGGAGCGAGCAGCCGCGTTGGCCGAGACCGAGCTCGACTACTTGGTGGTGCTCCGATTCGACCGCGCCTTGGCGGCGCTCGAACCGGAGGCCTTCGTCCGGTCGGTGCTGCTCGACCGGTGTCGGATGGCCGAGTTGGTGGTGGGGCATGATCACGGATTCGGCCGGGGCCGGTCGGGCGATCTGGCCACGTTAGAGGCGCTCGGACGCCGGCACGGATTTCGGGTCGAAGCGGTGGACCCGGTGGCGGATGGCGAGAACGTCATCTCCAGCAGCGCGATTCGAGCCGCGATCGAAACCGGGAACTTCGGGGAGGCGGCCCGCGGCTTGGGCCGGCCCTATCGGGTCAGCGGGCGGGTGGAGCGGGGCGCCGAGCGGGGGCGAACCATTGGGGTTCCGACTGTGAACCTGGCGCCGCCCGAGAGTAAATTGCTGCCCCCCGACGGGGTCTACGCGGTGCGGGTGGAGTGGGGCGGCGGGGTCGCCGGCGGGATGATGAACCAGGGCAGTCGCCCGACGGTCGGGGATGGGGGCCGGTGGTTGGAGGCCCATCTCTTCGATTTTGACGGCGATTTATACGGGCGGGAGATCCGAATCGAATGGGTCGCACCGCTTCGCCCGATCCGGCGGTTCGACTCGCTGGACGCGCTTCGGGTCCAATTGGAAATCGATCGGCGTGCCGCGCGGGCGGCACTCGAAGGCACGAGAGACCTTTAA
- a CDS encoding TatD family deoxyribonuclease, which produces MSALIDTHCHLADPAFAAEVDGVVSRMTAEDVRHAVVIGESPEAYQRAQRLVDRFPTALSATAGLHPHEATRWTPELGTWLAAALSDPRVVAAGEMGLDYHYDYSPRDLQRSAFEAQLEIARAAAKPVVIHARNADDDMAAVLANQPGVVAVMHSFSSGAGLLRRAVALGHYISLSGMITFKSWQLDPAVREVPLDRLLVETDAPYLAPVPFRGKRNEPAYVRATARRLAEVMGQDEAALAATLVANAVRVFGPRVSQP; this is translated from the coding sequence GTGTCGGCCCTCATCGACACGCATTGCCACCTCGCCGACCCGGCCTTTGCCGCCGAGGTTGACGGGGTGGTTTCGCGGATGACCGCGGAGGACGTCAGGCACGCGGTCGTCATCGGGGAGTCGCCCGAGGCCTACCAGCGAGCCCAGCGCCTCGTCGACCGGTTCCCAACCGCCCTCTCGGCCACGGCCGGCCTCCACCCCCACGAGGCCACCCGGTGGACTCCGGAGCTTGGGACCTGGCTGGCCGCGGCCCTCTCTGACCCACGGGTCGTCGCCGCCGGCGAGATGGGGCTCGACTATCACTACGATTACTCGCCCCGGGACCTCCAGCGCTCGGCGTTCGAAGCCCAACTCGAGATTGCCCGCGCCGCCGCCAAGCCGGTGGTGATCCACGCTCGGAACGCCGACGACGACATGGCCGCGGTGCTCGCCAACCAACCCGGCGTGGTGGCCGTCATGCATTCGTTTTCGAGCGGCGCCGGACTGCTCCGCCGCGCCGTCGCATTGGGACACTACATCAGCCTGAGCGGCATGATCACCTTCAAGTCGTGGCAACTCGACCCCGCTGTCCGAGAGGTGCCGCTCGACCGTCTTTTGGTTGAAACCGACGCGCCATACCTCGCCCCGGTGCCGTTTCGCGGCAAGCGCAACGAACCGGCGTACGTCCGGGCTACCGCCCGCCGCTTGGCGGAGGTGATGGGGCAGGACGAGGCCGCCCTGGCGGCCACGCTGGTCGCGAACGCCGTGCGGGTCTTCGGTCCCCGGGTTTCGCAGCCCTGA
- the secD gene encoding protein translocase subunit SecD — MFTNLRNRIILIALILAAAGLSLWNNKRKTTTGTQVGSVVNLGLDLQGGMHLGLELDQSERVSADPAKDLDLALTVLRKRYDEFGVLEPLIQKVGNDRIVVELPGLKDPARAKALVQRAAFLEFRITDKTQALDKAIPSMDRALRDLGVMAASVGAQAAKPSAVQELLGGDSTTKAAAEDTAAVKGGVLASVIESAGVAGVQQMPGEYAVKESAYKYVDSLLRLPEIRRLWPRNVEFRWATAATSVGTATYRLLYALEEKPIITGASLVNATAQVDPLTNGAEVNFELDRPGGRKFGQETGRHVGDYMAIVLDNEVQGRPPVIQSRIDRQGRIQLGGRSLQEAQDLALTLRAGALPTPLKIVEERQVGPSLGNDSIRSGILAGVIGTVLVVLIMIGYYAMSGVVAVGALVLYGVLTMGALALFEATLTLPGLAGFLLSIGIAVDANVLIFERTREELGLGKTIRLSIDEGFRHAMPAIVDSNLAQVLTAMFLFWFGTGPVKGFAVTLIVGIFASMFTAIFATRTFYMWWLQRNSDAATLSVGSIRWFKNANYDFIAVRKYAYGITAAILVVGAVFLVARGVNYSVEFTGGTLLQVKADPSTTDDQIRSGLPGAEVSGFGQPGEFVVRARIGKTAADANNTQAAATAVEAGLDQVLGAGKFEILRTEAVGAKVGDELQTQAFLAIFLSFFAVLAYLAYRFEWRFGLAAVIATAHDLLATVAFVAVADIEVSLVVVAAFLTMVGYSLNDTIIIFDRARENLHKFRRDDFGSILNRSINETLPRSILTHGITLATLAALVIFGGAVIRPFGLVMFFGVFTGTFSSIFIAAPVLLWIEHKWPPKIGEGLTSPRGARSAPPAASRPQPVG; from the coding sequence ATGTTCACCAATCTTCGCAATCGGATCATCCTCATCGCGCTCATCCTCGCGGCGGCCGGCTTGTCGTTGTGGAACAACAAGCGGAAGACCACGACGGGAACGCAGGTGGGCTCGGTCGTCAATCTGGGTCTCGACCTCCAAGGCGGGATGCACTTGGGCCTCGAACTCGATCAAAGCGAGCGGGTGTCGGCCGACCCGGCCAAGGACCTCGACTTAGCGCTCACCGTGTTGCGGAAACGGTACGATGAGTTCGGTGTGCTCGAACCCCTGATTCAAAAGGTCGGCAACGACCGGATCGTGGTGGAGTTGCCGGGCCTCAAGGACCCGGCCCGGGCAAAGGCGTTGGTGCAGCGAGCGGCCTTTCTCGAGTTCCGGATCACCGATAAAACCCAGGCACTCGACAAGGCAATCCCGTCGATGGATCGGGCCCTTCGCGACCTCGGCGTGATGGCGGCGTCCGTCGGGGCCCAGGCGGCAAAGCCATCAGCGGTGCAGGAGTTGTTGGGCGGCGATTCAACCACGAAGGCCGCCGCCGAAGACACCGCGGCGGTCAAGGGTGGTGTGCTGGCTTCGGTGATCGAGTCGGCCGGCGTGGCCGGCGTGCAGCAAATGCCGGGCGAGTATGCCGTCAAGGAAAGCGCCTACAAGTACGTCGACAGCCTGCTCCGGTTGCCCGAAATCCGGCGGCTCTGGCCCCGGAACGTCGAGTTCCGGTGGGCCACCGCGGCGACCAGCGTCGGCACGGCGACCTATCGGTTGCTCTACGCGCTCGAGGAAAAACCGATCATCACCGGCGCGAGCTTGGTCAACGCCACAGCCCAGGTCGATCCGCTGACCAACGGCGCGGAGGTCAACTTCGAACTCGACCGGCCCGGGGGCCGGAAATTCGGTCAGGAAACCGGGCGGCACGTCGGCGACTACATGGCCATCGTGCTCGACAATGAGGTCCAAGGGCGGCCGCCGGTCATTCAGAGCCGGATCGACCGCCAGGGCCGGATTCAGCTCGGCGGACGGTCCCTACAGGAGGCCCAGGATCTCGCGTTGACCCTCCGGGCTGGCGCGCTCCCGACCCCGCTCAAGATCGTCGAAGAGCGCCAAGTCGGCCCGAGCCTCGGTAACGATTCGATCCGAAGCGGGATCTTGGCAGGCGTCATCGGGACCGTCCTCGTGGTCTTGATCATGATTGGGTATTACGCGATGAGCGGGGTCGTTGCCGTCGGGGCCCTCGTGTTGTACGGTGTGCTCACGATGGGCGCCCTGGCCTTGTTCGAAGCGACGTTGACGTTGCCGGGCCTTGCCGGGTTCTTGCTGTCGATCGGGATCGCGGTCGACGCCAACGTCCTGATCTTCGAGCGGACCCGAGAAGAATTGGGTCTGGGCAAGACCATCCGGCTGTCGATCGACGAGGGGTTCCGCCACGCCATGCCGGCCATCGTGGACTCGAACCTCGCCCAGGTCCTCACTGCGATGTTCCTGTTCTGGTTCGGTACCGGCCCGGTCAAGGGTTTTGCGGTGACCCTGATCGTCGGCATTTTCGCCTCAATGTTTACCGCCATCTTCGCAACCCGGACCTTCTACATGTGGTGGTTGCAGCGGAATTCAGACGCCGCCACGTTGTCGGTCGGCTCGATCCGGTGGTTCAAGAACGCCAACTACGACTTCATCGCCGTCCGGAAATATGCCTATGGGATCACGGCCGCGATCCTGGTGGTCGGTGCAGTCTTTCTGGTGGCCCGCGGAGTGAACTACAGTGTCGAGTTCACCGGTGGTACGTTGCTCCAGGTCAAGGCCGATCCGAGCACCACGGACGACCAAATTCGGAGTGGGCTACCGGGGGCTGAAGTCTCCGGCTTCGGCCAGCCGGGTGAGTTCGTGGTCCGGGCCCGAATCGGGAAAACGGCCGCCGACGCGAATAACACCCAGGCCGCGGCGACGGCGGTCGAGGCCGGCCTCGACCAAGTACTGGGAGCCGGCAAGTTCGAGATCCTTCGGACCGAGGCGGTCGGCGCCAAGGTCGGCGACGAACTCCAGACCCAGGCCTTCCTCGCGATCTTCTTGTCGTTCTTCGCGGTCTTGGCGTATCTGGCCTACCGTTTCGAGTGGCGCTTCGGCCTGGCGGCGGTGATCGCCACCGCGCACGATTTGCTGGCCACGGTGGCGTTCGTGGCGGTGGCCGACATCGAGGTGAGCTTGGTCGTCGTGGCGGCGTTTCTGACCATGGTCGGGTACTCGCTCAACGACACGATCATTATCTTCGACCGGGCCCGCGAGAACCTCCACAAGTTCCGGCGAGACGACTTCGGCTCGATCCTGAATCGCTCGATCAATGAGACCCTGCCGCGAAGCATCCTGACGCACGGCATCACCCTAGCCACCTTGGCGGCGCTCGTCATCTTCGGCGGAGCGGTGATCCGGCCCTTCGGCTTGGTGATGTTCTTCGGCGTCTTCACGGGTACATTCTCGTCGATCTTTATCGCCGCACCGGTGCTGCTGTGGATCGAGCACAAGTGGCCGCCAAAGATCGGCGAGGGCCTCACCAGCCCCCGAGGGGCTCGGAGCGCGCCGCCGGCGGCCAGCCGACCCCAGCCGGTGGGCTGA
- a CDS encoding translation initiation factor IF-2, whose protein sequence is MVKTKVQDLAGEFGVPTEQLMTLLKDMHVVARGPLQPLDDAQVAAVRLRWEREKRKQAAAPDEPKKPKRRSPKAAAAPEAPVAEALVSPEIKPSKRRRTAAEVAESEAVAVAEKAAHDAILDLEKPIQFERIDTPAAPPVPVVSIQERAKALFKEPAPPSADEPAAEPEPVEPPPPPPPPRAVAPPLPPIPPRLPPVSVQALDPNAPPRRPFVPPRVTRPPAGPRPVFSSAGGPNRDRPQGDRGAPRSGPPGAANRPGQFNRPGSPPRPGSPRPGGPPGRGGPPSRGGPPGRPGAPGAPAARTFGPDAPARSAQGNRKKGKKTRKNYVDQDQVQANILKTLAGMKGGPRKRRADEPSYRDMLATKSAEEREREKTRIRVNEFVSVSELADAMKIPATQIVQFAFKEMGMMVTVNQRLDFDQIEMIASEFGFQATKEEDYAAEASTPAVDTADQLTSRPPVVTIMGHVDHGKTSLLDYIRKANVVAGEAGGITQHIGAYHVTLADGEKTITFLDTPGHEAFTAMRARGAQVTDIVVLVIAADDQVMPQTIEAISHAKNAGVPMIVAINKVDLPTANVQKVKQDLLQHNVVLEEFGGKVLSAPISAKKGTGIDHLLEQILLQAEILDLKANADARATGAVLEATLDPGKGPLATVLVQRGTLRVGDNFICGKFSGRVRALTDERGKTVKEAGPSIPLRVLGFEGVPAAGDVFLSVADAGEARDIAQKRQRLDREAQNRRSQRGASLEDISRQLKAGQVSQLRIIIKADQGGPAEALADALAQLSTSEVRVDIVHRGVGAITGSDVLLAKASGSIILGFHVRPDANARQLAEQEQVDVRTYRIIYEAVEDVKNALEGLLKPEEKETILGEAEVLELFKVTKIGTIAGSMVRSGTIIRTAKVRVVRDGKAVYSGTMSSLKRFKDDVKEVKEGLECGIGVENFNDVKVGDRIEAFRVDEVKRTLASPPVSAAG, encoded by the coding sequence GTGGTCAAGACGAAAGTCCAGGATTTAGCCGGTGAGTTCGGAGTTCCGACTGAGCAGCTGATGACGCTGCTCAAAGACATGCATGTCGTCGCCCGCGGCCCGTTGCAGCCGCTCGACGACGCGCAGGTGGCTGCGGTACGCCTCCGCTGGGAACGGGAGAAGCGGAAGCAGGCTGCGGCCCCCGATGAGCCCAAGAAGCCGAAGCGGCGGAGCCCGAAGGCCGCCGCCGCTCCGGAAGCCCCCGTCGCCGAGGCCCTCGTTTCGCCGGAGATCAAGCCGTCGAAGCGCCGGCGCACCGCGGCCGAGGTCGCCGAATCGGAAGCGGTTGCGGTGGCCGAGAAGGCCGCGCATGACGCGATTCTCGACCTCGAGAAACCGATCCAGTTCGAGCGGATCGACACCCCGGCGGCGCCCCCGGTGCCGGTGGTTTCGATTCAAGAGCGGGCCAAGGCCTTGTTCAAGGAGCCGGCGCCGCCGTCCGCGGACGAGCCCGCCGCCGAGCCGGAGCCGGTCGAGCCGCCCCCCCCCCCGCCGCCGCCCCGGGCGGTGGCGCCCCCGTTGCCTCCGATTCCACCCCGGCTTCCCCCGGTGTCGGTGCAGGCGCTCGATCCCAACGCGCCTCCCCGTCGGCCGTTCGTACCGCCGCGGGTTACCCGGCCGCCGGCCGGACCGCGCCCGGTGTTCAGCTCCGCCGGCGGCCCGAACCGCGATCGGCCCCAGGGCGATCGTGGTGCACCCCGGAGCGGCCCTCCGGGTGCCGCAAACCGGCCCGGTCAATTCAATCGTCCCGGCAGTCCGCCGCGTCCCGGCTCGCCTCGCCCGGGCGGTCCTCCGGGACGGGGCGGGCCGCCGAGCCGAGGCGGCCCCCCGGGCCGACCCGGTGCACCGGGCGCACCAGCAGCCCGGACGTTCGGGCCCGACGCACCAGCCCGTTCCGCCCAGGGTAATCGCAAGAAAGGTAAGAAGACCCGGAAGAACTACGTCGATCAGGATCAGGTCCAAGCCAACATCCTGAAGACGTTGGCCGGGATGAAGGGCGGTCCGCGGAAACGCCGGGCTGACGAGCCGAGCTATCGGGACATGTTGGCCACCAAGAGTGCCGAGGAACGCGAACGCGAAAAGACCCGGATTCGGGTCAACGAGTTCGTCTCGGTGTCCGAGTTGGCCGATGCCATGAAGATCCCGGCCACCCAGATCGTCCAGTTCGCGTTCAAGGAAATGGGCATGATGGTCACGGTGAACCAGCGGCTCGACTTCGACCAGATCGAAATGATCGCGTCGGAATTCGGGTTCCAGGCCACCAAGGAAGAAGATTACGCCGCCGAGGCATCGACGCCCGCGGTTGATACGGCCGACCAACTCACCTCCCGGCCGCCGGTGGTCACGATCATGGGTCACGTCGACCACGGCAAGACCTCCTTGCTCGACTATATCCGGAAAGCCAACGTCGTGGCCGGCGAGGCGGGCGGCATTACCCAGCACATCGGGGCCTATCACGTCACGCTCGCGGACGGGGAGAAGACCATCACCTTCCTGGACACGCCCGGTCACGAAGCTTTTACGGCCATGCGGGCCCGGGGTGCTCAGGTCACCGACATCGTCGTGCTGGTCATTGCCGCTGACGACCAAGTCATGCCCCAAACGATTGAAGCAATCAGCCACGCCAAGAATGCCGGCGTGCCGATGATCGTGGCGATCAATAAAGTCGATCTCCCGACCGCCAACGTGCAGAAGGTCAAACAAGATCTCTTGCAGCACAACGTGGTACTCGAAGAGTTCGGCGGGAAGGTGCTCTCGGCACCGATTTCGGCCAAGAAGGGCACCGGGATCGATCACCTACTGGAGCAGATCCTGCTCCAAGCTGAGATCCTCGACCTCAAGGCCAACGCCGACGCCCGCGCCACCGGGGCGGTCCTCGAAGCCACGCTCGACCCGGGCAAGGGGCCACTCGCCACCGTGCTGGTCCAGCGCGGAACCCTCCGGGTCGGCGACAATTTCATTTGCGGCAAGTTCTCCGGCCGGGTTCGGGCGTTGACCGACGAACGCGGCAAGACGGTCAAGGAAGCCGGTCCGTCAATTCCGTTGCGGGTCCTCGGGTTCGAGGGCGTCCCGGCCGCGGGCGACGTGTTCTTGAGCGTGGCCGACGCGGGCGAAGCCCGCGACATTGCCCAGAAGCGACAACGGCTCGATCGGGAAGCCCAGAACCGGCGGAGCCAGCGCGGTGCCTCGCTGGAGGACATCAGCCGCCAGCTCAAGGCCGGCCAAGTCAGCCAGCTCCGGATCATCATCAAGGCCGACCAGGGTGGTCCGGCGGAAGCCCTCGCGGACGCCCTGGCCCAGCTGTCGACCAGCGAAGTCCGGGTCGATATCGTCCACCGCGGCGTCGGCGCGATCACGGGTAGCGACGTGCTCCTCGCCAAGGCCTCGGGTAGCATCATTCTCGGCTTCCATGTCCGGCCCGACGCCAATGCCCGTCAGTTGGCCGAGCAGGAACAGGTCGACGTCCGGACCTACCGGATCATCTATGAAGCCGTCGAGGATGTGAAGAACGCACTGGAAGGCCTCCTCAAGCCAGAGGAGAAGGAAACGATCCTCGGCGAGGCCGAAGTTCTGGAACTGTTCAAGGTCACCAAGATCGGAACGATCGCCGGCAGCATGGTCCGGTCGGGCACCATCATTCGGACCGCCAAGGTTCGGGTGGTACGGGACGGCAAGGCAGTGTACAGCGGGACGATGTCAAGCCTGAAACGCTTCAAGGACGACGTCAAGGAAGTCAAGGAAGGTCTCGAGTGCGGCATCGGGGTCGAGAACTTCAACGACGTGAAAGTCGGCGACCGGATCGAGGCATTCCGGGTTGACGAGGTGAAGCGGACCCTGGCGAGCCCGCCGGTCAGCGCGGCCGGTTAG
- the rbfA gene encoding 30S ribosome-binding factor RbfA, with the protein MARSSPSSKRRPDQVAEVIRQVVAEALLREIRDPRIQMVTITGIEVSPDLSYARILVTVHGEEAERDAALEGLGRAAGFLRSKVAEALATRITPQLSFVADRGQEHAAKIEAILGALKRGEEAP; encoded by the coding sequence GTGGCCCGCTCGTCCCCGTCGTCGAAGCGCCGGCCGGATCAGGTTGCCGAGGTCATTCGTCAGGTCGTCGCGGAGGCGTTGCTCCGCGAGATCCGGGATCCGCGGATCCAGATGGTCACGATCACCGGGATCGAAGTGAGCCCGGACCTGTCGTACGCCAGAATTCTGGTCACGGTCCATGGCGAAGAAGCGGAGCGGGATGCGGCACTCGAGGGACTCGGACGGGCGGCGGGGTTTCTCCGCTCTAAGGTGGCGGAGGCGTTGGCCACCCGAATCACCCCGCAGTTGAGCTTCGTAGCCGACCGGGGCCAGGAGCATGCCGCCAAGATCGAGGCGATCCTGGGCGCCCTCAAGCGGGGTGAGGAGGCGCCCTGA